A region of Xylocopa sonorina isolate GNS202 chromosome 13, iyXylSono1_principal, whole genome shotgun sequence DNA encodes the following proteins:
- the LOC143430363 gene encoding filamin-A-like, whose amino-acid sequence MSSRRNVPADKMCGNETSAKREDGTKEEEMLEQDLLESAPWKRIQQNSFTRWANERLKIMHVQIDDLKYDLSDGLRLITLIEVLAQKKLPKPHQNPVYKSQKLENVSLALEFLQNEGIKTVNIGK is encoded by the coding sequence ATGTCGTCCCGTAGGAACGTACCGGCCGATAAGATGTGCGGCAATGAAACATCAGCCAAGCGCGAGGATGGAACGAAAGAGGAAGAAATGTTGGAACAAGATTTACTCGAGAGTGCCCCGTGGAAACGAATACAGCAAAACTCATTTACAAGGTGGGCGAATGAGAGGCTGAAGATAATGCACGTGCAGATCGACGATTTGAAATACGACCTGTCCGACGGCCTTCgattgatcacgttgatcgagGTGCTCGCGCAGAAGAAACTTCCAAAGCCCCATCAAAACCCTGTCTACAAGTCGCAGAAACTGGAGAACGTGTCGTTGGCGTTGGAGTTTCTGCAGAACGAAGGAATAAAGACCGTTAATATCGGTAAGTGA
- the LOC143430268 gene encoding succinate--CoA ligase [GDP-forming] subunit beta, mitochondrial, with product MLRFGSRRIYSIQVLNKLSTFNTKQARCLNLLEYQSKELLRDCGVSVQNFAIVDDLSKTNSALEKLHAAEYVIKAQVLTGGRGKGWFDNGFKGGVHLTKDRKAVVDVVKNMLGHRLITKQTSEDGILVQKIMIAESVNIARETYVCILMDRQYNGPVLIASPAGGVDIETVAEKTPELIKTVPLDIYHGIDDEIAKDVSEFLGFVDPTIQQKAIYELKNLWRLFVDIDALQVEINPLVETADKQVIAVDAKIAFDDNAQFRQQDLFALEDGETKDPREAEASRFNLNYISMDGNIGCLVNGAGLAMATMDIIKLNGGSPANFLDVGGSVKEDQVYQAFRILSEDPKVKVILVNVFGGIVNCATIAKGIITASRNLKLKIPLVVRLEGTNVAEAKKLLAESNLSIATANDLDEAAKKAVLSVKT from the exons ATGTTGAGATTTGGCAGCCGGAGGATATACTCCATTCAGGTGCTGAACAAACTGTCAACGTTTAATACGAAACAGGCTAGATGCTTGAATCTACTTGAATACCAGAGTAAGGAACTCTTGAGGGATTGCGGTGTTTCTGTACAAAATTTTGCTATCGTCGACGATTTAAGCAAGACAAATTCTGCGTTGGAGAAGTTAC ATGCGGCTGAGTATGTTATAAAAGCTCAAGTGTTGACTGGCGGTCGTGGGAAAGGTTGGTTTGATAATGGCTTTAAAGGAGGAGTGCACCTTACAAAGGA CCGTAAAGCTGTCGTAGACGTTGTTAAGAACATGTTAGGCCACCGTCTCATTACAAAACAGACTTCAGAAGACGGCATATTAGTGCAAAAGATTATGATAGCAGAGTCTGTAAATATTGCTCGTGAAACATACGTTTGTATTCTTATGGATAGACAATATAACGGCCCTGTGTTAATAGCCTCTCCAGCCGGCGGTGTGGACATCGAGACAGTCGCTGAAAAGACTCCAGAGTTAATCAAAACAGTGCCTCTTGATATATACCACGGAATTGACGACGAAATTGCTAAAGATGTTAGCGAGTTCCTTGGTTTCGTGGATCCAACGATTCAGCAGAAAGCGATATacgaattgaaaaatttgtgGAGACTGTTTGTAGATATCGATGCTTTACAAGTTGAAATTAATCCGTTGGTTGAGACTGCTGATAAACAAGTTATAGCCGTAGACGCGAAAATAGCATTCGACGACAATGCGCAGTTCAGACAACAGGATTTGTTTGCTTTAGAGGATGGCGAAACGAAAGATCCTAGGGAGGCTGAAGCATCGCGGTTCAATTTGAATTATATTAGTATGGATGGCAATATAGGATGTTTAG TTAATGGTGCTGGTTTAGCTATGGCCACTATGGATATAATTAAACTGAATGGTGGTTCACCAGCAAATTTCTTGGATGTGGGTGGGAGTGTTAAAGAGGATCAGGTTTATCAAGCATTTAGAATTCTTAGCGAAG ATCCGAAAGTAAAAGTAATTCTAGTAAACGTATTTGGAGGCATTGTAAATTGTGCTACAATAGCAAAAGGAATTATCACGGCATCTCGTAACTTAAAGCTCAAAATTCCACTTGTTGTTAGACTAGAAG gtACTAACGTAGCAGAAGCAAAGAAACTTCTCGCGGAGAGCAATTTATCAATTGCTACAGCAAACGATTTAGATGAGGCTGCGAAAAAAGCAGTACTTTCTGTGAAAACATAA